From Nymphaea colorata isolate Beijing-Zhang1983 chromosome 6, ASM883128v2, whole genome shotgun sequence, a single genomic window includes:
- the LOC116256575 gene encoding UPF0496 protein At4g34320-like — MKSLIGGFRRWRKRTEDGSSVSFHSLSEATVCFLRANQDASREIAMLTEATFKNDQLCGIVMDYLDLSYKTLSFLYDMQGCLKAFGDRSFPQTKVSVDGRLIDDVLLSLDKVMAAHGLMLRKLGQFRLSKSKRIQTLLRRRKLIHCVFLTVFVGAVVCSSIAAAVHAPPLLAALPAAVVTAATFGPLTSWVQNFWKEEECDIKARLQTANVLNVSSSVLIRELQAIGFSVRALTDHKTRLACHRGFISRNKGNGILPDSLMVERSGNLVQKIEELDKQLSECCQGIETARKQMLDRLNSWTEPAEMEDGSARSETCCSCIPFWCCVPGAGGK; from the exons atgaaatctCTGATCGGGGGTTTCCGCCGGTGGAGAAAAAGGACGGAGGATGGGTCCTCCGTCTCCTTCCATTCTCTGAGTGAAGCCACGGTGTGCTTTCTCCGTGCCAACCAGGATGCTAGCAGAGAGATTGCTATGCTCACAGAAGCAACCTTTAAAAACGATCAGCTTTGTGGGATTGTGATGGACTACCTGGATCTGAGCTACAAAACGCTGAGTTTTCTATACGACATGCAAGGCTGTCTGAAGGCATTTGGGGATCGCAGCTTTCCACAGACCAAAGTGTCCGTGGACGGAAGATTAATCGATGATGTCCTTCTCTCCCTTGACAAGGTGATGGCAGCTCATGGTTTGATGTTGAGGAAGCTTGGGCAATTCAGACTGAGCAAATCCAAGAGAATCCAGACGCTGTTGAGACGACGGAAGCTCATCCACTGTGTTTTTTTGACTGTTTTCGTAGGTGCGGTAGTCTGCTCCAGCATTGCAGCGGCTGTGCATGCACCACCGTTGCTGGCTGCACTTCCTGCCGCTGTCGTCACTGCAGCCACCTTTGGTCCACTCACTTCATGGGTGCAGAACTTctggaaggaggaagagtgcgACATCAAGGCACGCTTGCAGACGGCGAACGTCCTGAACGTGAGCAGCTCTGTTTTGATTCGTGAACTGCAGGCTATCGGATTCTCGGTGAGGGCTTTGACGGACCATAAAACAAGATTGGCATGCCACAGAGGGTTCATTTCCAGGAACAAAGGCAACGGAATTCTTCCTGACAGCTTGATGGTGGAGAGATCAGGCAATTTGGTGcaaaaaattgaagagttgGACAAGCAACTGTCAGAATGTTGTCAAGGAATCGAAACAGCGAGAAAACAGATGCTAGATAGGCTCAATTCTTGGACTGAACCTGCTGAAATGGAGGATGGCTCTGCTAGAAGCGAAACCTGCTGCAGTTGCATACCCTTTTGGTGTTGCGT GCCGGGGGCCGGCGGAAAGTAA